From Streptomyces sp. CMB-StM0423, a single genomic window includes:
- a CDS encoding sigma-70 family RNA polymerase sigma factor, whose protein sequence is MSDHDWLAERFESDRPRLRALSYRMLGSAAEADDAVQESWIRLSRSRTDEVENLSGWLTTIVARVSLNMLQSRKSRPEDLVDTTEAGEPHDEAAPDDPEEEAVLADSVGVALLVVLDTLTPAERLAFVLHDMFAVPFEEIATIVDRSPAAARQLASRARRRVQRAAPLARTAAVGVYDEGADGPKKGKSDLANAFLAASREGNFEALLSMLDPDIVLRSDPTAVQMGVDAELRGADAVTRVFAGRAWAPVPALIDGTAGLVWAKGGRPRLAFRFTVDDGRITAIGIEAELADVDIALAI, encoded by the coding sequence ATGAGTGATCACGACTGGCTGGCCGAGCGGTTCGAAAGTGATCGCCCCCGTTTGCGCGCGCTCTCGTACCGGATGCTCGGCTCTGCCGCGGAAGCCGACGACGCGGTCCAGGAGTCGTGGATCCGGCTGAGCCGCTCGCGCACCGACGAGGTGGAGAACCTCAGCGGCTGGCTGACGACGATCGTCGCCCGGGTCTCGCTGAACATGCTCCAGTCCCGCAAGTCACGCCCCGAGGACCTGGTGGACACCACCGAGGCCGGCGAGCCGCACGACGAGGCCGCACCGGACGACCCGGAGGAGGAGGCGGTCCTCGCCGACTCCGTCGGCGTCGCGCTGCTGGTGGTGCTCGACACCCTCACGCCCGCCGAGCGGCTGGCGTTCGTGCTGCACGACATGTTCGCCGTCCCCTTCGAGGAGATAGCGACCATCGTCGACCGCTCCCCCGCCGCGGCCCGCCAGTTGGCCAGCCGCGCCCGCCGCCGCGTGCAGCGGGCCGCACCGCTGGCCAGGACCGCGGCCGTCGGCGTGTACGACGAGGGCGCGGACGGCCCCAAGAAGGGCAAGTCCGATCTGGCCAACGCCTTCCTCGCCGCCTCCCGCGAGGGCAACTTCGAGGCGCTGCTGTCGATGCTGGACCCGGACATCGTGCTGCGCTCCGACCCGACCGCCGTGCAGATGGGCGTCGACGCCGAGCTGCGCGGCGCCGACGCCGTGACCCGCGTCTTCGCCGGCCGCGCCTGGGCGCCGGTGCCGGCGCTCATCGACGGGACGGCCGGGCTGGTCTGGGCGAAGGGCGGCCGGCCGCGGCTCGCGTTCCGCTTCACCGTCGACGACGGGCGGATCACCGCCATCGGCATCGAGGCCGAGCTGGCGGACGTCGACATCGCGCTCGCGATCTAG
- a CDS encoding aromatic prenyltransferase, whose product MSGAADVERVYSAMEEAARLLDITVSREKVRPALEAYHEVLADAVVVFSMASGRYATELDFSVSVPAEAGDPYRVALAKGLTPRTGHPVGSLLADTQEHCPVSMFAFDGEITGGFKKTYAFFPTNDLPSASKLAGIPSMPDSVKENAGLFARYGLDKVQMTSIDYNKKTVNLYFSEMSPDILGPEAVRSMIRDMGLTETGEVGLTFARRSFAVYPTLNWESGRIDRLCFAVISRDPTLTPAEREEDLAKFSKYANNAPYAYAGEARTLVYGLTLTPREEYYKLGSYYQISDTQRKLLKAFDSLKD is encoded by the coding sequence ATGTCCGGTGCTGCTGATGTCGAGCGTGTCTATTCAGCCATGGAGGAAGCGGCCCGCCTCCTCGACATCACGGTCTCCCGGGAAAAGGTCAGGCCCGCGCTGGAGGCGTACCACGAGGTGCTCGCGGACGCCGTGGTGGTCTTCTCCATGGCCAGCGGGCGGTACGCGACGGAGCTCGACTTCAGCGTCTCGGTGCCGGCGGAGGCCGGCGACCCGTACCGCGTCGCGCTGGCCAAGGGGTTGACCCCCCGCACCGGCCACCCTGTCGGCAGCCTGCTCGCCGACACCCAGGAACACTGCCCCGTCAGTATGTTCGCCTTCGACGGCGAGATCACCGGCGGGTTCAAGAAGACGTACGCGTTCTTCCCCACGAACGATCTGCCGAGCGCGTCGAAGCTGGCCGGGATCCCCTCCATGCCGGACAGCGTGAAGGAGAACGCCGGGCTGTTCGCGCGCTACGGCCTCGACAAGGTGCAGATGACGTCGATCGACTACAACAAGAAGACGGTCAACCTGTACTTCAGCGAGATGTCCCCCGACATCCTCGGCCCGGAGGCCGTCCGGTCGATGATCCGCGACATGGGTCTGACGGAGACCGGCGAGGTGGGACTGACGTTCGCGCGCCGCTCGTTCGCCGTCTACCCCACGCTGAACTGGGAGAGCGGCAGGATCGACCGGCTCTGCTTCGCAGTGATCAGCAGGGACCCCACGCTGACGCCCGCCGAGCGGGAAGAGGACCTGGCGAAGTTCTCGAAGTACGCGAACAACGCGCCGTACGCGTACGCGGGCGAGGCGCGCACCCTCGTCTACGGGCTCACGCTCACGCCCCGCGAGGAGTACTACAAGCTCGGCTCGTACTACCAGATCAGCGACACCCAGCGGAAGTTGCTCAAGGCGTTCGATTCGCTCAAGGACTAG
- the ispH gene encoding 4-hydroxy-3-methylbut-2-enyl diphosphate reductase, with protein MATAVDNKKQSGGKKLILAEPRGFCAGVIRAIEIVERALEIHGAPLYVRKQIVHNEHVVRRLEERGVRFVDSETEVPDGAVCIFSAHGVSPEVRGNAARRSLQVIDATCPLVAKVHQEARRFARDERTLLLVGHADHEEIEGTYGEAPDRTIIVEDAEAARNLELPEGTRAAFLTQTTLSVDDTEEIVSVLRERFPEIAGAGSEDICYASQNRQTAVKSIAWRSELVLVVGSANSSNTVRMVEVAQAAGAEARLLPSVDHLDPAWLEGVSTVGVSSGASAPEVLVEEVIERLATLGYADVETEVTAKETVVFRPPSGLELPKKDGAGAGKDLPSDDATEELVGRAVARIEDLLSAEIARWQAVDPRAALPIEGIAELIAAGGKRLRPTFCVSGYLAAGGALDGSAAEDAVIGAAAALELLHASALLHDDILDNAPTRRGAPTLHAKHAAVHADKGWTGEPRRYGEGIGILAGALAYGYATRLAAGLTGPAMEIWTDLGTEMLVGQQLDIALAAEPKPDTDLARWIAVCKSGRYTIHRPLALGASLAGRQDLQKTFEAYGVAAGEAFQLRDDLLDAFGDSEATGKPAGLDVSEHKMNLLLALAATKDSRVAELVAERTWDTEALSAAMLASGVRQEVEEHIDQLVGTARTALQGAPLADGWRERLDLMVEYVAYRDR; from the coding sequence ATGGCTACCGCGGTGGATAACAAGAAGCAATCGGGCGGCAAGAAGCTCATTCTCGCAGAGCCGCGCGGCTTCTGCGCGGGAGTGATCAGGGCCATTGAGATCGTCGAGCGTGCGCTCGAGATCCACGGCGCACCGCTGTACGTACGCAAGCAGATCGTCCACAACGAACACGTGGTACGCCGGCTGGAGGAGCGGGGCGTCAGGTTCGTCGACTCCGAGACCGAGGTGCCGGACGGGGCGGTGTGCATCTTCTCCGCGCACGGCGTCTCCCCCGAGGTGCGCGGCAACGCGGCGCGGCGCAGCCTCCAGGTCATCGACGCGACCTGCCCCCTCGTGGCCAAGGTGCACCAGGAGGCGCGCCGGTTCGCCCGTGACGAGCGGACGCTGCTCCTCGTCGGGCACGCCGACCACGAGGAGATCGAGGGCACCTACGGGGAGGCCCCCGACCGTACGATCATCGTGGAGGACGCGGAGGCGGCCAGGAACCTGGAGCTGCCGGAGGGCACGCGCGCCGCGTTCCTCACCCAGACCACGCTCTCGGTGGACGACACCGAGGAGATCGTGTCCGTGCTGCGCGAGCGGTTCCCCGAGATCGCCGGCGCGGGCAGCGAGGACATCTGCTACGCCAGCCAGAACCGGCAGACCGCGGTGAAGTCGATCGCCTGGCGCAGCGAACTCGTGCTCGTCGTCGGTTCCGCCAACTCCAGCAACACCGTGCGGATGGTGGAGGTCGCGCAGGCCGCCGGCGCCGAGGCGCGGCTGCTGCCGAGCGTGGACCATCTCGACCCCGCCTGGCTGGAGGGCGTCAGCACGGTCGGCGTCAGCTCCGGCGCGAGCGCGCCCGAGGTGCTGGTCGAGGAGGTCATCGAGCGCCTCGCGACCCTCGGGTACGCCGACGTCGAGACCGAGGTCACCGCCAAGGAGACCGTCGTGTTCCGGCCGCCGTCGGGGCTCGAACTGCCGAAGAAGGACGGCGCCGGCGCCGGCAAGGACCTTCCCTCGGACGACGCCACCGAGGAGCTGGTCGGCCGCGCCGTCGCGCGCATCGAGGACCTGCTGAGCGCCGAGATCGCCCGCTGGCAGGCGGTCGACCCGCGCGCGGCGCTGCCCATCGAGGGCATCGCGGAGCTGATCGCGGCCGGCGGCAAGCGGCTGCGGCCCACGTTCTGCGTGAGCGGATACCTGGCGGCCGGCGGTGCCCTCGACGGCTCGGCCGCCGAGGACGCGGTCATCGGCGCCGCCGCGGCACTGGAGTTGCTGCACGCCTCCGCGCTGCTGCACGACGACATCCTCGACAACGCGCCCACCCGCCGCGGCGCGCCGACCCTGCACGCCAAGCACGCCGCCGTCCACGCGGACAAGGGCTGGACCGGCGAGCCCCGCCGCTACGGCGAGGGGATCGGCATCCTGGCCGGCGCCCTCGCGTACGGCTACGCCACCCGGCTCGCCGCCGGGCTGACCGGACCGGCCATGGAGATCTGGACCGACCTGGGCACCGAGATGCTGGTGGGCCAGCAGCTCGACATCGCGCTGGCCGCGGAGCCGAAGCCGGACACGGACCTCGCCCGCTGGATCGCGGTCTGCAAGTCCGGCCGGTACACCATCCACCGCCCCCTCGCCCTCGGCGCGTCCCTCGCCGGGCGGCAGGACCTCCAGAAGACGTTCGAGGCGTACGGCGTCGCCGCCGGCGAGGCGTTCCAGCTCCGCGACGACCTGCTCGACGCCTTCGGCGACTCCGAGGCGACCGGCAAGCCGGCCGGACTCGACGTCAGCGAGCACAAGATGAACCTCCTGCTCGCCCTCGCCGCCACCAAGGACTCCCGGGTGGCCGAGCTGGTGGCGGAGCGCACGTGGGACACCGAGGCGCTCAGCGCCGCGATGCTCGCGTCCGGCGTACGCCAGGAGGTCGAGGAGCACATCGACCAGCTCGTCGGGACCGCCCGCACGGCCCTCCAGGGTGCGCCGCTGGCGGACGGCTGGCGGGAGCGGCTGGACCTGATGGTGGAGTACGTCGCGTACCGCGACCGCTGA
- the ispG gene encoding flavodoxin-dependent (E)-4-hydroxy-3-methylbut-2-enyl-diphosphate synthase, with amino-acid sequence MPKVPQQVSPRRTSRQLRLGHDDRAVLVGGDAPVSVQSMCTTVTADVNATLQQIAELTASGCQIVRVAVPSADDADALPEIARKSQIPVIADIHFQPRYVFAAIDAGCAAVRVNPGNIKAFDDKVGEIAKAAADAQVPIRIGVNAGSLDKRLMEKYGSATPDALVESALWECSLFEEHGFRDIKISVKHHDPVVMINAYRKLAAACDYPLHLGVTEAGPEFQGTVKSAVAFGALLAEGIGDTIRVSLSAPPAEEVKVGAAILESLGLKERRLEIVSCPSCGRAQVDVYKLANEVTAGLDGMEVPLRVAVMGCVVNGPGEARDADLGVASGNGKGQIFVKGKVVATVPESKIVETLIDEAMRIAEEMEADEDTPAGTPQVITP; translated from the coding sequence ATGCCCAAGGTGCCCCAGCAGGTGTCTCCCCGGCGCACGAGCCGGCAGCTCAGGCTGGGCCATGACGACCGAGCCGTGCTCGTCGGCGGCGACGCGCCGGTGAGCGTGCAGTCGATGTGCACGACCGTGACGGCCGACGTGAACGCGACGCTCCAGCAGATCGCGGAGCTGACGGCGTCGGGTTGCCAGATCGTTCGGGTCGCCGTGCCCTCGGCCGACGACGCCGACGCGCTGCCGGAGATCGCGCGCAAGTCGCAGATCCCGGTGATCGCCGACATTCACTTCCAGCCGCGGTACGTCTTCGCGGCGATCGACGCGGGCTGCGCCGCCGTCCGCGTGAACCCGGGCAACATCAAGGCGTTCGACGACAAGGTCGGTGAGATCGCCAAGGCCGCCGCGGACGCCCAGGTGCCGATCCGCATCGGCGTGAACGCGGGCTCGCTGGACAAGCGGCTGATGGAGAAGTACGGGAGCGCGACGCCGGACGCCCTGGTGGAGTCGGCGCTGTGGGAGTGCTCGCTCTTCGAGGAGCACGGCTTCCGGGACATCAAGATCTCCGTGAAGCACCACGACCCGGTCGTGATGATCAATGCGTACCGCAAGCTGGCCGCGGCCTGCGACTACCCGCTGCACCTCGGCGTGACCGAGGCCGGGCCCGAGTTCCAGGGCACGGTGAAGTCCGCGGTGGCCTTCGGCGCGCTGCTGGCCGAGGGCATCGGCGACACGATCCGGGTCTCGCTGTCGGCGCCGCCGGCCGAGGAGGTCAAGGTCGGCGCGGCGATCCTGGAGTCCCTCGGGCTCAAGGAGCGCCGTCTGGAGATCGTCTCGTGCCCCTCGTGCGGCCGGGCGCAGGTGGACGTCTACAAGCTGGCCAACGAGGTGACCGCCGGCCTCGACGGCATGGAGGTGCCGCTGCGCGTCGCCGTGATGGGCTGCGTCGTCAACGGTCCCGGCGAGGCCCGCGACGCCGACCTCGGCGTGGCTTCGGGCAACGGCAAGGGGCAGATCTTCGTCAAGGGGAAGGTCGTCGCCACGGTGCCGGAATCCAAGATTGTCGAAACCCTTATCGACGAAGCCATGCGTATTGCCGAGGAAATGGAAGCGGACGAAGACACGCCTGCCGGTACGCCTCAGGTCATCACTCCGTGA
- a CDS encoding class I adenylate-forming enzyme family protein — MSGSPVHKRGLYIGVLAQRAAAKHGSVLLTLDHDLDVLPEAGRRITVSELAYHVSDLAARLAAAGVRAGEHVVVYKRPNFDSWILGTAVARLGAIPVMLSPALDAPTVAALMQRLGRPRLLTDAAKHGLLAGEDLDELTASVITVAALGELEGSPGVAVVFTGLDEPAMITHTSGTTGLPKLVVHTARTMRTRLRPQLFMLGVMPRRETAAISIPFVHSRLFAAMALVLFKGMPTLLVNNHDPEAVATFFLKNRPGLIEALPNSFLAWEGLVHDPRRPFASVKYFSSTFDAIHPRTVRRLLDASRRRSPQFFQIYGQSEVGPAVGRPYYRRHAREMDGRCVGFALPGSAKVRVTSQNGRQVTPDNPGFIEVRWDGIAKTYHGEQDRYDENVHQGWWRTGDIGYRTRAGCLHMLDREIDTIPGIGSSLEIEDTVLDRLDELVELAIVQGPGNTPVPIICTRNDEPVDPHRWHQATRDYPQLTDPVHIPLAQLPRTATLKTRRVELTRILHDKLQEQP, encoded by the coding sequence GTGAGCGGGAGTCCGGTGCACAAGCGTGGTTTGTATATAGGTGTTCTCGCGCAGCGTGCTGCTGCGAAGCACGGGTCGGTGCTGCTGACTTTGGATCACGATCTGGATGTGCTGCCCGAGGCGGGACGGCGTATCACGGTCAGCGAACTCGCCTACCACGTCTCCGACCTCGCTGCCCGCCTTGCGGCGGCGGGGGTGCGGGCGGGGGAGCATGTGGTCGTCTACAAGCGGCCGAACTTCGACTCCTGGATCCTGGGCACCGCCGTCGCGCGGCTCGGTGCGATACCGGTGATGCTCTCCCCGGCCCTCGACGCCCCTACGGTCGCGGCGTTGATGCAGCGCCTGGGCCGCCCCCGCCTGCTGACCGACGCCGCGAAACACGGCCTCCTCGCGGGCGAGGACCTCGATGAGCTGACCGCTTCGGTGATCACGGTGGCGGCGCTGGGCGAGTTGGAGGGTTCGCCGGGGGTCGCGGTGGTGTTCACCGGGCTGGACGAGCCGGCGATGATCACGCATACCTCGGGGACGACGGGTCTGCCGAAGCTGGTGGTCCACACCGCGCGGACGATGCGCACCAGGTTGCGGCCGCAGTTGTTCATGCTCGGGGTGATGCCCCGGCGGGAGACCGCCGCGATCAGTATCCCCTTCGTCCACTCCCGCCTGTTCGCCGCGATGGCACTGGTGCTGTTCAAAGGCATGCCGACGCTCCTGGTCAACAACCACGACCCCGAAGCCGTCGCCACCTTCTTCCTCAAAAACCGCCCCGGCCTCATCGAAGCCCTCCCGAACTCGTTCCTGGCGTGGGAGGGGCTGGTGCACGACCCGCGGCGGCCGTTCGCGTCGGTGAAGTACTTCTCCTCCACCTTCGACGCCATCCACCCCCGCACCGTCCGCCGCCTGCTGGACGCCTCCCGCCGCCGCTCCCCCCAGTTCTTCCAGATCTACGGCCAGTCCGAAGTAGGCCCCGCGGTCGGCCGCCCGTACTACCGGCGTCACGCACGTGAGATGGACGGGCGGTGCGTCGGCTTCGCCCTCCCCGGCAGCGCGAAGGTACGCGTCACCTCGCAGAACGGCCGCCAGGTCACCCCGGACAACCCCGGGTTCATCGAAGTCCGCTGGGACGGCATCGCCAAGACCTACCACGGCGAACAGGACCGCTACGACGAGAACGTCCACCAGGGCTGGTGGCGCACCGGCGACATCGGCTACCGCACCCGCGCCGGCTGCCTCCACATGCTCGACCGCGAGATCGACACCATCCCCGGCATCGGCTCCAGCCTCGAAATCGAAGACACCGTCCTGGACCGCCTCGACGAACTCGTCGAACTCGCCATCGTCCAAGGCCCCGGCAACACACCCGTCCCCATCATCTGCACCCGCAACGACGAACCAGTCGACCCCCACCGCTGGCACCAAGCCACCCGCGACTACCCCCAACTCACAGACCCCGTCCACATCCCCCTCGCCCAACTCCCACGCACCGCCACCCTCAAAACCCGCCGCGTCGAACTCACCCGCATCCTCCACGACAAACTCCAAGAACAACCCTGA